Genomic window (Pseudomonas hydrolytica):
CACCTCACCCCAACAAGCGCATCGCGACGGCGCCAAGCCCCACGCCGATCAGCAGCAATACGACGCCGCCCAGCCACAGCTTGCCCGCGCTGGCCGCAGGCGGCGCGGCAACGGGGGCAGCCTTGGCCTGGGCCGCAACGCGCAGCGGATTGGCCGCCGCCGGTGCTGCCTTGGTGCTGGTGCGCGCCGCCTGCGGTACCGGGGCGATCTGCGTAGCGCCGCCGCCAGCCGCCTTGGCGGCCAGCGCGGGCGGCAGGTCGCTCACGCGCATGAACTGGGTGGCATCCTCGTCGGGCGCCTCGCTCACGCTCACCTTCGGCCCGATCACCAGCAGCGTCACCGAGCCCATCTTCAGCTGATCGCCCGGTTGCAGCACGGCAGTCCTGACCTTCTGCTGGTTGACCATCACGCCGTTGGCCGAGGCGAGATCCTTGACCTCCAGCACGTCGTCCTTGAGGAAGAACTCGCAATGCCGGCGGGACAATTCCAGATCGCTGAAGCACAGCTCGCACTTGCTCGAGCGGCCGAAGGTCATCGAGCCGTGGACATGGAACTTGCGCCCCTGATGTTCGCCCTGGATCACCTGGAGAAACCAGCGCGGCGCGGCGGCTTCCGGCCTGGCTGCGCTTTTCGCCGGGTCGACCAGCAGCAACTCGACGGCGCCCAGACGCAGGCGATCCCCGTCGCGCAGCTGAAAGCGCGTACCGACGCGCTGGTCATTGACCCAGGTGGCGCCCTGACCGGTGTCGCTGAGGTAGTAGTAGCCGTGATCCTGGCGGATCTCGGCGTGGAAGCTGGCGATCCCGGCATCGCCGAGCACCAGCTGGTTGCGGCTGTCCTGGCCGATGGTCAGGCGCTCGTCGGTCAGCCAGACCGGCGCTTGGCGGTTATCCAGGAACTGCAGTCGGAGCATCGTGGTCGCCTCGGATCAGTCGAATAGGTTGTTCAGCAAGCGCTTGATCGGGTTCTGCTGGGCCGGCTGCGCGCTGCGCGGGCGGTTCGCCGCCTGGCTGTTGCGCACGCGCTGGGCATGGCCGTCATAGAGCGCCAGCAGCCGTTCGTTGTCGGGCTCGGCCTCGAGGCCCTGCTTGATCTGTTCCAGCGCCAGGTTGTATTCGCGCCGGGCATAGGCGGCCTCGCTCTGTTCGATGAAACGCTGCGCCACCCGGTTGATGCCGGCCAGAGCCAGCAGGTTGTCGGGCTCCCAGCCAAGCACCTGGCGGAAATAATGCACCGCGCTGTCGTCCTCGGGCAGGATCAGCAAGCCCTCGTCCAGGCGCTGTTCGGCCAGGTCGAGATACTGCTGGATACGCGCCTGCAGCACGCGCTGCAGGCCGTCGCTGGCCTGGGCATTGCCCTCGTCCAGGGCCAGGGCCTGGCGAAAATAGTAATCGGCGTTGTCCTGCGCCGGGGCGAGCAGGCGCCCCTCGCTCAGGCGCGTTTCCGCCAGCGCGAGCAACCCGCTGATGCGTTGCTGCAGCTGCCAGTAGTAGCCGCCAGCGCTCCCCAGGCCGAGCAACAACACACCGAGTACGGCCCAGGGCAGCCAGCGCCGCCGGGTTGGGCGCGGCGGCAGGCTGACGGCCGGGCTCAGACGGGTCTGGTCCTGATCGGCGTCCTGCAGTTCGTCGAGGCTGGCCAGCAGCACGTGGCAGTCGGCGAAGCGATCTTCC
Coding sequences:
- a CDS encoding FHA domain-containing protein; translated protein: MLRLQFLDNRQAPVWLTDERLTIGQDSRNQLVLGDAGIASFHAEIRQDHGYYYLSDTGQGATWVNDQRVGTRFQLRDGDRLRLGAVELLLVDPAKSAARPEAAAPRWFLQVIQGEHQGRKFHVHGSMTFGRSSKCELCFSDLELSRRHCEFFLKDDVLEVKDLASANGVMVNQQKVRTAVLQPGDQLKMGSVTLLVIGPKVSVSEAPDEDATQFMRVSDLPPALAAKAAGGGATQIAPVPQAARTSTKAAPAAANPLRVAAQAKAAPVAAPPAASAGKLWLGGVVLLLIGVGLGAVAMRLLG
- a CDS encoding serine/threonine-protein kinase, giving the protein MSQPSISVPGYSIHHRLGKGGMAEVYLATEQALQRQVALKVLLHREDAAFTQRFIKEGHTVASLQHPSIITIYRIDQLDDGRHFLAMEYLAGGDLAQYKGQSLEPARALRIVRQIAGALALVHDRGLVHRDIKPGNILFRDDGTAVLSDFGVAKELQLDSELTQSGIAVGSPAYSSPEQAQCQALDARSDIYSLGVILLEMLTGHNPFRGANYTQTLMNQLQLQAPPLPEPLGELQWLLDRMLAKDLEDRFADCHVLLASLDELQDADQDQTRLSPAVSLPPRPTRRRWLPWAVLGVLLLGLGSAGGYYWQLQQRISGLLALAETRLSEGRLLAPAQDNADYYFRQALALDEGNAQASDGLQRVLQARIQQYLDLAEQRLDEGLLILPEDDSAVHYFRQVLGWEPDNLLALAGINRVAQRFIEQSEAAYARREYNLALEQIKQGLEAEPDNERLLALYDGHAQRVRNSQAANRPRSAQPAQQNPIKRLLNNLFD